The window ACAGTACGGAAGGTATGATTAAAGCCTTGCAAGATTAATCCATTAAACGGTCTCCTTTTCTGTTTCCCCGCAGTCTTAGACAAGGGGCTATATTTTCTAGAAACCGCTGTCTCCTCCCTCATAAAATTGGAGTCGTCCAAAGCCCAGGAACTGTCCGTGCGCTTTCTCTCCATCTGGAAATGCTGTTACCCCAAAGAGGTATGTCCCTCCGGTATCAGGGTTGCGTTTGGCTCTTAAGCGAATCGTAAACTCAGTGCCCGGTGGAATCGGTTGCTCAAACGTAACTGTAACCTTACCTTGCCGATCTGCCTCAACATTTTTAAGTGGCAAAAGCTGTTTGCGATTTTTCCCAATGAAGGCAATGGTATCTTTCAAGTTGAAAGAGATCGAGTCAAATCCTTCCCTTTGGGCAAACGTTACCTGCCTAAGCGATTCTTGAGCTGAATCTGGTAGAGAGAGTTGAAAATCATATCTCGGTCGAGGGATTCGAACAGACTTAAAATCAACGGTTGCACCGAGCAGCCTGGGGACTTGGACAAAATGGACTGTTCCATTGGCTAGCTGTACTGCTTGAGCAGAGATAGATAGGGGGCCACCGATGTATAGTGCTGCCACCAGAAGAGACGGAAACAGCAACCTATCCTTACCGTATTTGGGATTTTTCATTTTCTCTTTTCAAATAGAAATCTATTAACGTATCTGTTGCTAAACCAAAGGTTACGCAACTGTTCTGAGCTTCCGATGAAAAGTACCTGAGGGAATCAAATTCATGGAAGAACGGCCACAAGTAATGAAGTGATTGGCGAGTGCCTGCGCGTTATCTACGAACGGAACACAAGTGCCGCAATGTGGTCCCTGTGTCGTTTGCTAGAGTCATAGAGCCTTTACTTGCTCAGAACGTGCTGTTGATTACTTTCTTCAGGCGTCAGATCGGCAAGGGTTAGGTCACGACGCAGTTCTCTGCCGTTGGGACCGACCAGCAATCTAGGAATCTGTTCTGTTTTTACGATCTCCAA of the Acaryochloris thomasi RCC1774 genome contains:
- a CDS encoding DUF2808 domain-containing protein, which produces MKNPKYGKDRLLFPSLLVAALYIGGPLSISAQAVQLANGTVHFVQVPRLLGATVDFKSVRIPRPRYDFQLSLPDSAQESLRQVTFAQREGFDSISFNLKDTIAFIGKNRKQLLPLKNVEADRQGKVTVTFEQPIPPGTEFTIRLRAKRNPDTGGTYLFGVTAFPDGEKAHGQFLGFGRLQFYEGGDSGF